A genomic window from Emys orbicularis isolate rEmyOrb1 chromosome 24, rEmyOrb1.hap1, whole genome shotgun sequence includes:
- the LOC135894051 gene encoding nuclear receptor ROR-beta-like, with translation MSRDAVKFGRMSKKQRDSLYAEVQKHQQNQEQNGVSKDDSEALARVYPTSVSSGVSDLDDISPLSDGLLFDFPLTPDGGSTYYNLDLLTSAQPSPDQSSMDVSDAKLIKQESIYELMLEPGLFAHGTLEGSQLASDISMLEIDRIAQNVVKSHLETCQYTTEELKRLAWMLYTQEEIRSLQNKSCETMWQQCSLQISNAIQYVVEFAKRIDGFMELCQNDQIILLKAGCLEVLLIRMIRAFNPLNNTVLFEGKYGGMQMFKSLGCDDLINAVFELGRNLCRLQLSDEEIALFTAAVLLSPDRPWLTESKKVQKLQDKIYIALQHEIQKKHSSEDKLSKMISKLPLMKTICNLHLDKLEFFRLLHPETVMNFPPLYKEVFNSELQYSDPRES, from the exons ATGTCGCGTGACG CGGTGAAGTTCGGCCGCATGTCCAAGAAGCAGCGGGACAGCCTGTATGCGGAGGTGCAGAAGCACCAGCAAAACCAGGAGCAGAACGGGGTCTCCAAGGACGACTCCGAGGCCCTGGCACGGGTCTACCCCACCAGCGTGAGCAGTGGGGTCTCGGACCTGGACGACATCTCCCCGCTGTCGGACGGGCTCCTCTTCGACTTCCCACTCACCCCCGATGGAGGCAGCACCTACTACAACCTCGACCTCCTGACCTCGGCCCAGCCCTCGCCCGACCAGTCCAGCATGGACGTCAGCGATGCCAAACTCATCAAGCAGGAGTCCATCTACGAGCTGATGCTGGAGCCCGGCCTCTTTGCCCACGGCACCCTGGAGGGCAGCCAGCTCGCCTCGGACATTTCAATGCTCGAGATCG ACCGGATCGCTCAGAACGTGGTCAAGTCCCACCTGGAGACCTGCCAGTACACGACGGAGGAGCTCAAGAGGCTAGCATGGATGTTGTACACCCAGGAGGAGATCAGGAGCTTGCAGAACAAG AGCTGCGAGACCATGTGGCAGCAGTGCTCCCTGCAGATCTCCAACGCCATTCAGTACGTGGTGGAGTTCGCCAAGCGCATCGACGGCTTCATGGAGCTCTGCCAGAACGACCAGATCATCCTCCTCAAAGCAG GTTGCCTGGAAGTGCTTCTGATCCGAATGATTCGGGCATTCAACCCTTTAAATAACACGGTGCTCTTCGAGGGGAAATACGGTGGCATGCAGATGTTCAAGTCGCTTG GCTGCGACGACCTTATCAATGCCGTCTTCGAGCTCGGGAGGAACCTGTGCCGGCTACAGCTCTCGGACGAGGAGATTGCACTGTTCACTGCAGCCGTCCTGCTCTCTCCAG ATCGCCCTTGGCTCACGGAATCCAAGAAGGTGCAGAAGCTCCAGGACAAGATCTACATAGCCCTGCAGCACGAGATCCAGAAGAAACACTCCAGCGAGGATAAGCTCTCGAAG ATGATTTCCAAGCTGCCCTTGATGAAAACCATCTGCAACCTGCACTTGGACAAGTTGGAGTTTTTCCGGCTCCTGCATCCGGAGACCGTTATGAACTTTCCGCCCCTGTACAAGGAAGTATTCAACTCGGAGCTCCAGTACAGCGACCCGCGAGAGAGCTAA